The following proteins are encoded in a genomic region of Triticum dicoccoides isolate Atlit2015 ecotype Zavitan chromosome 1B, WEW_v2.0, whole genome shotgun sequence:
- the LOC119349673 gene encoding iron-phytosiderophore transporter YSL15-like, with protein MDVVAPDRMRIAPEIEKHEAAEGDMESDPALATGPREHELEPVGRWQDDLTVRGMVAALLIGCIYTVIVMRMSLTTGLVPTLNVSAALLSFLALRGWTSLLDRFGIVSRPFTPQENTIVQTCGVACYTIAFAGGFGSTLLGLNRKTYELAGDSVANGPGSYKEPGIGWMTAFLFSCCFGGLLTLIPLRQVLVVDYKLTYPSGTATAVLINGFHTTQGDKNSKKQIRGFLKYFGGSFIWSFFQWFYTGGDACGFVQFPTFGLKAWKQTFFFDFSMTYVGAGMICPHIVNVSTLLGAILSYGILYPLLSKNKGDWYPATVKESSMKSLYGYKAFICIALILGDGLYQFIKIISITFKGMCQQFSRKHINNRAKNMDNTVSLEDMQRDEVFKRGNLPAWMAYSGYAVLSVVAAITTPIMFRQVKWYYIVIAYVVAPVLGFANSYGTGLTDINMGYNYGKIGLFVFAGWAGRDSGVVAGLVTGTCVKQLVLISADLMHDFKTGYLTKTSPRSMMVAQAIGTVMGCILAPLTFMLFYKAFDIGNPDGYWKAPYALIYRNMAILGVEGFSVLPKYCLALSGGFFAFAALLSIARDVMPHRYSKYVPIPMAMAVPFLVGGSFAIDMCVGSLVVFVWNRINKKEAGFMVPAVASGLICGDGIWTFPSSILALAKIKPPICMQFTPAP; from the exons TGCGCCGGAGATCGAGAAACACGAGGCCGCGGAGGGCGACATGGAGTCAGACCCGGCGCTCGCCACGGGGCCACGCGAGCACGAGCTGGAGCCCGTGGGGCGGTGGCAGGACGATCTGACGGTGCGCGGCATGGTGGCAGCGCTGCTCATCGGGTGCATCTACACCGTCATCGTCATGAGGATGTCGCTCACCACCGGACTAGTGCCCACGCTCAATGTCTCCGCCGCGCTGCTCTCCTTCCTCGCGCTCCGTGGCTGGACCAGCTTGCTGGACCGCTTCGGCATCGTGTCACGACCCTTCACCCCACAGGAGAACACCATCGTCCAGACATGCGGCGTGGCCTGCTACACCATCGCTTTCGCCG GTGGGTTCGGGTCAACCTTGCTGGGTCTAAACAGAAAGACGTACGAGCTGGCCGGCGACTCGGTGGCCAACGGGCCGGGGAGCTACAAGGAGCCAGGGATTGGCTGGATGACGGCATTCCTCTTTTCTTGCTGCTTCGGTGGACTCCTCACCTTGATTCCCCTTAGACAG GTATTGGTCGTCGACTATAAATTAACTTACCCTAGTGGGACGGCAACTGCAGTTCTTATAAACGGCTTCCATACCACCCAGGGAGACAAGAATTCAAA GAAGCAAATACGTGGGTTTCTGAAATACTTTGGGGGTAGCTTCATATGGAGTTTCTTCCAGTGGTTCTACACCGGCGGCGATGCTTGTGGATTTGTTCAGTTCCCTACTTTTGGTCTCAAGGCCTGGAAGCAGAC ATTCTTCTTTGACTTCAGCATGACATACGTCGGCGCTGGGATGATTTGCCCACATATAGTAAATGTTTCCACCCTCCTAGGTGCAATTCTTTCATATGGAATATTGTACCCACTCCTCAGTAAAAACAAGGGTGATTGGTACCCTGCAACTGTAAAAGAAAGCAGCATGAAAAGTTTGTACGGCTACAAG GCCTTCATATGTATCGCTCTTATCTTGGGGGATGGACTCTACCAATTCATCAAAATTATTAGCATCACTTTTAAGGGCATGTGTCAACAATTTAGTCGTAAGCATATCAATAATAGAG CGAAAAATATGGACAATACGGTCTCACTCGAGGATATGCAGCGCGACGAGGTCTTCAAGAGAGGCAATCTCCCCGCTTGGATGGCATACTCTGGGTATGCCGTGTTAAGCGTCGTTGCAGCGATTACCACGCCAATAATGTTTCGACAAGTGAAATGGTACTACATAGTTATAGCCTATGTCGTAGCCCCCGTGCTTGGATTCGCCAACTCTTACGGCACAGGGCTTACTGATATCAACATGGGGTATAACTATGGGAAGATTGGTCTCTTCGTCTTTGCGGGTTGGGCTGGCAGGGACAGTGGTGTCGTTGCAGGCCTTGTTACTGGTACATGTGTGAAGCAGTTGGTTCTTATATCTGCAGATCTGATGCATGACTTCAAGACGGGTTATCTAACAAAGACATCACCAAGATCCATGATGGTGGCACAGGCCATTGGTACGGTCATGGGCTGCATCCTTGCTCCCCTTACGTTCATGCTCTTCTACAAGGCATTTGATATTGGCAACCCGGATGGTTACTGGAAGGCGCCGTATGCATTGATATACCGTAATATGGCAATACTTGGCGTGGAGGGGTTCTCGGTGTTGCCGAAGTATTGTCTAGCACTCTCTGGTGGATTCTTCGCATTTGCAGCACTCCTCAGCATCGCAAGAGATGTCATGCCACACAGATATAGCAAGTATGTGCCCATACCCATGGCCATGGCAGTTCCATTCCTTGTCGGCGGGAGCTTCGCAATTGATATGTGCGTCGGAAGTTTGGTGGTTTTTGTCTGGAACAGGATAAACAAAAAGGAGGCTGGTTTCATGGTCCCTGCGGTTGCATCCGGTTTGATATGTGGGGATGGAATATGGACATTCCCTTCTTCCATACTTGCCCTTGCCAAGATTAAACCACCAATTTGCATGCAGTTTACACCTGCACCCTAG